Proteins encoded in a region of the Blastococcus sp. Marseille-P5729 genome:
- the rsgA gene encoding ribosome small subunit-dependent GTPase A — translation MRPSRRGSRPRTKTRPKHEGAEPAFVIAVDRGRYTCLVRPGLADERRILAMRAKELGRKSIVVGDSVRVVGDVSGREGSLARIVGINDRTSELRRSADDVDSFERVIVANADNLVIVCAAANPEPRTGFVDRALVAAYAGGLTPILLMTKIDLADPEPFARQYRGLGVELLLRRQDADAEQIADRLRGAVSVLFGHSGVGKSTLVNALVPDADRATGDVAGLTGKGRHTSSSAVALELPGGGFVIDTPGVRSLGLGHVEPQAVVAAFPDLVEGAEHCPSGCQHLAGEPDCALDQWVADGHSTPERLASLRRLLASRRGQHDDTADAG, via the coding sequence GTGCGGCCGAGCCGCCGCGGATCCCGGCCTCGCACCAAGACCCGTCCCAAGCACGAGGGCGCAGAGCCGGCGTTCGTCATCGCGGTCGACCGCGGCCGCTACACCTGCCTGGTTCGTCCGGGACTCGCCGACGAACGCCGGATCCTCGCCATGCGGGCGAAGGAGCTCGGCCGCAAATCGATAGTCGTCGGTGACTCGGTGCGGGTAGTGGGGGACGTCAGCGGCCGGGAAGGGTCGCTCGCGCGCATCGTCGGCATCAACGACCGCACGAGTGAGCTGCGCCGTTCGGCCGATGACGTCGACTCCTTCGAACGGGTCATCGTCGCGAACGCAGACAACCTCGTGATCGTCTGCGCCGCAGCCAATCCGGAGCCACGCACGGGCTTCGTGGACCGGGCGCTCGTTGCGGCGTACGCCGGCGGGCTCACGCCGATCCTGCTGATGACGAAGATCGACCTGGCCGATCCGGAACCCTTTGCGCGGCAGTACCGCGGCCTCGGCGTCGAGCTGCTGCTTCGGCGACAGGACGCCGATGCCGAGCAGATCGCCGACCGGCTGCGCGGCGCAGTGTCGGTGCTGTTCGGGCATTCCGGCGTCGGCAAGTCGACGTTGGTCAACGCCCTGGTCCCGGACGCGGACCGCGCAACCGGCGACGTGGCCGGGCTCACCGGCAAGGGGCGCCACACGTCGTCCTCGGCCGTGGCGCTCGAGCTGCCCGGCGGCGGGTTCGTCATCGACACTCCTGGGGTGCGATCGCTCGGCCTCGGGCACGTCGAGCCGCAGGCGGTCGTGGCTGCCTTCCCCGATCTCGTCGAGGGCGCCGAGCACTGCCCCAGCGGATGCCAGCACCTCGCCGGGGAGCCGGACTGCGCGCTCGACCAGTGGGTGGCCGACGGGCACAGCACCCCTGAGCGGCTGGCCAGCCTACGACGGCTGCTCGCCTCGCGTCGCGGACAGCACGACGACACGGCCGACGCTGGATAG